Proteins encoded by one window of Haematobia irritans isolate KBUSLIRL unplaced genomic scaffold, ASM5000362v1 scaffold_36, whole genome shotgun sequence:
- the LOC142242537 gene encoding uncharacterized protein LOC142242537 yields MHKLENRCTEILPDSSPIEITSGFQTENVKQTLETIKKKVLMLTLQLYQENHMPRSRVLEIQNSVSMVLLPISNMIENRIIESEVTDDFRHVLNFLKDPFNYIKSEYRFLKTLKERQLYESPKTFQISNIISEMIVNGNPDLCAKSATIYIMPLKFMFESIFKIPKLLQQTLANTEQCLNSNGIYNNYASGQLFKEKVANSAFPLTVPYVLYLDDFQINNPLGSHTFSICGCYINFPTMPQHLLSKLEFIFPVAFIPTADLKKHGNEVSFHHLSQELKKLENGVEITVENKVYSIRFILGLIVGDNLALNSILGFVQSFHSKRYCRVCLRTKEEMKCDTTQFVQFLRNDTNYHEDLLKNNFQETGIKNVCIFEDIPSFRVTDNLCFDLMHDVYEG; encoded by the coding sequence ATGCATAAATTAGAAAACAGGTGTACTGAAATCTTGCCAGATTCAAGTCCAATTGAAATTACAAGCGGATTTCAAACGGAAAACGTAAAACAAACTTTGGAAACAATTAAAAAGAAAGTGTTAATGCTCACATTGCAGTTATACCAAGAAAACCATATGCCCCGAAGTCGTGTTTTGGAAATTCAAAATTCCGTCTCGATGGTACTTTTGCCTATATCAAATATGATAGAAAATCGTATAATTGAAAGTGAAGTTACTGATGATTTTAGACATGTATTGAATTTTCTGAAGGATCCATTTAATTACATTAAAAGCGAATATAGGTTTTTAAAGACTCTCAAAGAAAGACAATTATATGAATCGccaaaaacatttcaaattagcAACATTATATCAGAAATGATTGTTAACGGAAACCCAGATTTGTGTGCCAAATCCGCCACCATTTATATAATGcctttaaaatttatgtttgaGTCTATCTTTAAAATTCCGAAACTGTTACAGCAAACTTTAGCAAATACAGAACAATGTTTAAATTCTAATGGTATTTATAATAACTATGCAAGTGGACAGTTGTTTAAAGAAAAAGTTGCAAACAGCGCCTTTCCGCTTACAGTTCCATATGTTCTTTATCTGGatgattttcaaataaataatccTTTAGGAAGTCATACCTTTTCTATATGTGGCTGCTATATAAATTTTCCAACAATGCCACAACATTTGCTTTCCAAATTAGAGTTCATATTTCCGGTAGCATTCATACCGACCGCAGACTTAAAAAAACATGGAAATGAAGTTTCATTTCATCATTTATCACAAGAGCTGAAGAAACTAGAAAATGGTGTAGAAATCACTGTGGAAAATAAAGTGTACTCAATACGTTTTATTTTAGGTCTGATCGTTGGAGATAACTTAGCTTTGAACAGTATTCTAGGATTCGTCCAGTCCTTTCACTCGAAAAGATATTGTCGTGTTTGTTTAAGAACTAAAGAAGAAATGAAATGTGACACAACACAATTTGTGCAGTTCCTACGGAATGATACCAATTATCACGAAGATcttttaaaaaacaattttcaagaAACTGGAATAAAAAACGTTTGCATATTTGAAGATATTCCCAGTTTTCGTGTAACAGATAATTTATGTTTTGATTTGATGCATGATGTGTACGAAGGG